CAGGTCATGCTTCCGTAAGATGAGGTGTCCGGTGCTCCCTCAACGCTGTATCCCCATCCGCCGTCGCCCATCTGGTTTTTTTCAAACCAGTCTGCAGCTGCCTGCCAGGTCTCGTCCGGTATATCCACACCGGCGCGGGCGGACGAGCGCAACCCCAGAAGTGCGAATTGGGTATTGGAATTATCACCGCTTAGCTGGGTTTTCTTCTGGTCGGTTTTACGGGTTACTTTTATCTTAAAAAATGGTTTCTCTTTTTCCTTCTTGGCGTTTTTGGTTTCGCCTTCACCGGTGATGATTGCTTCAAGCGTTTTGGCAGATTCCTTGGTCACAACCGGCAGGTTTGAGCCTTCTTTATAAAGGCAATTGTAATTCCACTGGCCGTTCTGCGCCTGCGAATCCACCAGCGCCTGGGCGCATTCGGCAAGCCGGTATTGATGTTTGTAGCGGTCGGCCATTTCTAGGACCATTGCCGTCACCGCGGTGTTATAGACTTGTTGAAGCTTGCCCTTGCTTACATCAGCGATTCCCGCGGCAAGGTTTCCGTTCTTTTTAGGGTCGACGCCGGCGTGGAGCATTGTCAAGACGACCAGTTCTTTTTCGCGCCCTTTCATTCCCTTTGAGGTCAGGTATTTTATGCCTTTATCTATTGCCGCGTTTATTTTCTTCTGGGTTTCTTCGTCAGCCGAATAAACGCTGGTAAAAGGCAGCCAGCAAAGAAGAGCCAAAAAAGCAAAGGCGAGTATCAATTTGGTGTGTTTCATGGAATGGTTCCTTTCAAATAAAATTATGAATTATATATTAATAATACCCATTTTACTGCGGCTGTCAAGCTTTTTCCGTTAACCTCTGATAATTCCACTCGGCTTGTTAAAGT
The DNA window shown above is from Planctomycetota bacterium and carries:
- a CDS encoding terpene cyclase/mutase family protein — its product is MKHTKLILAFAFLALLCWLPFTSVYSADEETQKKINAAIDKGIKYLTSKGMKGREKELVVLTMLHAGVDPKKNGNLAAGIADVSKGKLQQVYNTAVTAMVLEMADRYKHQYRLAECAQALVDSQAQNGQWNYNCLYKEGSNLPVVTKESAKTLEAIITGEGETKNAKKEKEKPFFKIKVTRKTDQKKTQLSGDNSNTQFALLGLRSSARAGVDIPDETWQAAADWFEKNQMGDGGWGYSVEGAPDTSSYGSMTCAAVCGSAIAKFYLKKDITQDQCINRGLNWLGSQLKFDGNPGAANSIMKGWGGEQAWQYYYIYGVERVGAVLGVKQLGNRDWYLEGAKYLVENQSAKDGSWNAPGDDVHSTVIADTCFAILFLKLATPTLKANFTGDEPETKKE